One window from the genome of Acinetobacter sp. ANC 7912 encodes:
- the dxs gene encoding 1-deoxy-D-xylulose-5-phosphate synthase — protein MLYTEIPTQRPVTPLLDAIDHPQQLRSLEQSQLEQVADELRQYILYAAGQSGGHFGANLGVIELTVALHYCFNTPYDRLIWDVGHQAYPHKALTGRREQLTSIRAKGGLAAFPAREESEFDTFGVGHSSTAISAGLGMALARRYQNNPCEVVSIIGDGAMTAGMAFEAMNDAVAHQADLMVVLNDNDMSISCSTGGFAKHLAAIWERGEFVNVTEDGEAFVQPHPEWVYNSRLHCAATDAADNLFKAIGFEYFGPYDGHDINQLVHVFNALKKRKGPRLIHVYTKKGKGFAPAEADQIKYHAISKINATASSNVAPKYSDVFGQWLCDEAAQDDRLLAITPAMCEGSGMVQFAKQFPERFFDVAIAEQHAVTLAAGMACEGLKPVVAIYSTFLQRGYDQLVHDVALQNLDVTFGIDRAGLVGEDGPTHAGAYDYAYMRTIPNLVIMAPKDENECRQMLHTAYLYKGPAAVRYPRGNGLGVEIQQELVELPIGQAEIVANLNTQHDEYVSILAFGSRVQPAIEAAQAFAAKHEVAVRVINMRFIKPLDTQILDDIAPSTSLFVTVEEHAVMAGAGSAVNEYLAEAQIVKPILNLGLADTFMPQATHAQMLQEAGLDPQGIEKSMNQAWTALTQQV, from the coding sequence TGAGTTAACGGTAGCTTTGCATTATTGCTTTAACACACCATATGACCGACTGATCTGGGATGTCGGTCATCAGGCTTATCCGCATAAAGCCTTGACCGGCCGTCGTGAACAACTCACTAGCATTCGTGCTAAAGGTGGTCTAGCAGCATTCCCGGCACGTGAAGAATCTGAATTTGATACTTTCGGGGTCGGGCATTCCTCGACTGCGATTTCTGCTGGTCTGGGTATGGCGCTGGCTCGCCGTTATCAAAACAATCCTTGTGAAGTGGTGTCTATCATTGGTGATGGTGCCATGACTGCAGGCATGGCCTTTGAGGCCATGAATGATGCTGTAGCACATCAAGCTGACTTGATGGTGGTACTGAATGATAATGACATGTCGATTTCCTGCAGTACTGGTGGTTTTGCTAAGCATCTGGCGGCGATCTGGGAACGTGGTGAATTCGTCAATGTCACTGAAGATGGCGAAGCCTTTGTTCAGCCACATCCGGAATGGGTGTATAACTCCCGTCTGCATTGTGCTGCAACCGATGCTGCCGATAACCTGTTTAAAGCGATTGGTTTCGAGTACTTTGGTCCTTATGACGGTCATGACATTAATCAGTTAGTCCATGTCTTTAATGCACTGAAAAAGCGTAAAGGCCCACGCCTGATTCATGTCTATACAAAGAAAGGTAAGGGCTTCGCACCTGCGGAAGCAGACCAGATTAAATATCATGCGATTAGTAAAATAAATGCAACAGCTTCATCCAATGTGGCGCCGAAGTATTCGGATGTGTTTGGTCAGTGGCTGTGTGATGAAGCGGCGCAAGATGATCGTTTATTAGCCATTACTCCGGCCATGTGTGAAGGTTCAGGCATGGTGCAGTTTGCCAAACAGTTTCCTGAACGTTTCTTTGATGTCGCGATTGCCGAACAGCATGCCGTAACCTTGGCAGCTGGTATGGCGTGTGAAGGCTTAAAACCGGTGGTTGCGATTTATTCAACTTTCCTGCAACGTGGCTATGACCAGTTAGTGCACGACGTGGCGCTGCAAAATCTGGATGTGACTTTCGGTATCGACCGGGCTGGCTTAGTGGGTGAAGATGGTCCAACCCATGCCGGCGCTTATGACTATGCCTATATGCGCACCATTCCTAATCTGGTGATTATGGCACCGAAAGATGAGAATGAATGCCGTCAGATGCTGCATACCGCTTATCTATATAAAGGTCCGGCTGCAGTACGTTATCCACGTGGTAATGGACTGGGTGTTGAGATCCAGCAGGAATTGGTGGAACTGCCAATCGGTCAGGCTGAGATCGTGGCGAATTTGAATACTCAGCACGATGAATATGTCTCGATTCTGGCTTTCGGTAGTCGTGTTCAACCTGCGATTGAAGCAGCACAGGCGTTTGCCGCCAAACATGAAGTAGCTGTGCGTGTAATCAATATGCGTTTCATCAAACCGCTGGATACCCAGATATTAGATGACATCGCCCCAAGTACCAGCCTGTTTGTCACTGTTGAAGAACATGCAGTGATGGCAGGTGCGGGTAGTGCAGTGAATGAATACCTGGCAGAAGCGCAGATTGTTAAGCCGATTCTGAATCTAGGTCTGGCAGATACTTTTATGCCGCAAGCAACGCATGCACAGATGTTGCAGGAAGCGGGTCTTGATCCTCAAGGCATTGAAAAGTCGATGAATCAGGCTTGGACAGCCTTGACCCAGCAGGTCTGA
- a CDS encoding inositol monophosphatase family protein: MEPMVVMAARAAQLVGQELLKAHQNRHKLDLQVEEKGIDGPVTRVDRYLEQLTIDTLRKSYKNHSFLGEEFGMQEGKGHDADWCWVIDPLDGTLNFINGFPHFCISIAVQHKGVTQHGVIYDPVKDELFSASRGRGAMLNQRRIRVNVKDSLQNSFLAVGHAYRAKRGGEVVSYARNHFESLLNVTEAGAQYRRAGSAALDLAYVAAGRLDGYFELGLKPWDIAAGELIVKEAGGTVVDARGGSEAMEKGQVIACSMKMLKPLMQAVVPAWGDAAK; encoded by the coding sequence ATGGAACCTATGGTGGTGATGGCTGCGCGTGCGGCTCAATTAGTTGGTCAAGAGCTTTTAAAAGCGCATCAAAATCGTCATAAACTCGATCTACAAGTCGAAGAAAAAGGCATTGATGGTCCTGTAACGCGTGTAGACCGTTACTTGGAACAACTGACTATCGATACGCTGCGTAAAAGTTATAAAAACCACAGCTTCCTTGGTGAAGAGTTTGGAATGCAAGAAGGTAAAGGCCACGACGCTGATTGGTGTTGGGTGATTGATCCTCTTGACGGTACATTAAACTTCATCAATGGTTTCCCCCATTTCTGTATCTCTATTGCTGTTCAACACAAAGGTGTGACTCAACACGGTGTTATTTATGACCCTGTGAAAGATGAGCTGTTCTCTGCAAGCCGTGGTCGCGGTGCAATGCTGAACCAACGCCGTATTCGTGTAAATGTAAAAGACAGCCTGCAAAATTCTTTCCTGGCAGTGGGTCATGCTTACCGCGCGAAACGTGGTGGTGAAGTCGTGTCTTATGCGAGAAACCATTTTGAATCTCTATTAAATGTGACTGAAGCAGGTGCCCAATACCGCCGTGCAGGTTCAGCAGCGCTGGATTTGGCTTATGTTGCCGCAGGCCGTTTGGATGGTTACTTCGAACTTGGTCTGAAGCCTTGGGACATTGCCGCAGGTGAACTGATTGTAAAAGAAGCAGGTGGTACAGTGGTGGATGCACGTGGTGGCAGCGAAGCGATGGAAAAAGGTCAAGTCATTGCTTGTTCTATGAAAATGCTGAAACCTTTAATGCAGGCAGTGGTTCCTGCATGGGGCGACGCAGCGAAATAA
- a CDS encoding DEAD/DEAH box helicase has product MSKTFADFPLHESLQQALQALGFTAPTPVQEQSIPAALEGKDLLVSSQTGSGKTAAFLLPTLNALANLDTFVPFKERMKAITQPSILVLCPTRELAQQVSQDAIAFVRHMKGVRIAAIMGGMPFGKQIQQLKGAQVVVATPGRLLDLVNRRQIKLDKVNALIVDEADRMLDLGFSEDLEAIGDLAANRNQTLMFSATFAPRIITLAERMMNEPERIAIETGHTTNTDITQTLHWTDGFEHKKKLLTHWLNEEDVDQAVVFASTQEDTDMLAEELAEAGHSVVALHGAMPQTVRNRRLRSIREGRAKILVATDVAARGLDVPTISHVINFGLPMKNEDYVHRIGRTGRAGRTGKAITLATYRERGKIRALEDYLEARLEVSEIEGLEPSPPPARPSRDGRGRRDGGRGRGGFGGGRRFEGEGHFKRREGGRDGERRSFGDDRPRREFNGEDRPRREFNSDRPRREFNGEDRPRREFNNDRPRREFNSDRPRREFGDRPRFDNNDDNRGNRVDYKPRREGSFGDRPKRDFGDRPARREGGFDRPKRDFGDRPARSFGDDRPKRDFGGDRPRRNFDDKPRRKFND; this is encoded by the coding sequence ATGAGCAAAACTTTTGCTGATTTTCCTCTGCACGAATCCTTACAACAAGCGCTACAAGCACTAGGTTTCACTGCACCTACTCCTGTACAGGAACAATCAATTCCTGCTGCACTTGAAGGTAAAGACCTTCTAGTGTCAAGCCAGACTGGTTCAGGTAAAACAGCTGCATTCCTTCTCCCAACTTTGAATGCACTGGCCAACCTGGACACTTTCGTTCCTTTCAAGGAACGTATGAAGGCGATTACCCAACCTTCTATTCTAGTTTTATGCCCAACGCGTGAACTTGCTCAACAGGTAAGCCAGGACGCGATTGCATTTGTACGCCACATGAAAGGTGTTCGTATCGCAGCAATCATGGGCGGTATGCCATTCGGTAAACAGATCCAGCAGTTAAAAGGCGCGCAAGTGGTTGTTGCAACTCCAGGTCGTCTGCTTGACCTTGTGAATCGTCGTCAAATTAAACTCGACAAAGTGAATGCGTTGATCGTCGACGAAGCGGACCGTATGCTGGATCTTGGTTTCTCTGAAGATCTTGAAGCGATTGGTGATCTTGCAGCAAACCGTAACCAGACTTTGATGTTCTCTGCGACTTTTGCACCACGTATCATCACTCTTGCTGAACGCATGATGAACGAGCCAGAGCGTATTGCCATCGAAACTGGTCACACCACCAATACTGACATCACTCAGACTTTACACTGGACTGATGGTTTCGAGCACAAGAAAAAACTGCTGACTCACTGGCTGAATGAAGAAGACGTAGACCAAGCAGTGGTTTTTGCTTCTACTCAAGAAGATACCGACATGCTGGCTGAAGAACTTGCTGAAGCAGGTCATTCAGTTGTAGCGCTACACGGTGCAATGCCACAGACTGTACGTAACCGTCGTCTGCGCAGCATCCGTGAAGGTCGTGCAAAAATCCTGGTTGCAACTGACGTTGCAGCACGTGGTCTAGACGTTCCAACCATTTCTCACGTGATCAACTTCGGCCTTCCAATGAAGAATGAAGACTATGTACACCGTATTGGTCGTACAGGTCGTGCTGGCCGTACTGGTAAAGCGATTACTTTAGCGACTTACCGTGAACGCGGTAAAATTCGTGCGCTGGAAGACTACCTGGAAGCGCGTCTAGAAGTTTCTGAAATTGAAGGTCTTGAGCCATCTCCACCTCCTGCACGTCCAAGCCGTGATGGTCGTGGTCGTCGTGATGGCGGTCGTGGTCGTGGTGGCTTTGGTGGCGGCCGTCGCTTCGAAGGTGAAGGTCATTTCAAACGCCGTGAAGGTGGTCGTGATGGCGAACGCCGTTCATTTGGCGATGATCGTCCACGTCGTGAATTCAATGGCGAAGATCGTCCGCGTCGCGAGTTTAACAGCGACCGTCCACGCCGTGAATTCAATGGTGAAGATCGTCCACGTCGCGAGTTTAACAACGACCGTCCGCGTCGTGAATTCAACAGTGATCGCCCACGTCGTGAATTTGGTGACCGTCCTCGTTTCGATAATAACGATGACAACCGTGGTAACCGCGTAGACTACAAACCACGTCGCGAAGGTTCTTTCGGTGACCGTCCAAAACGTGATTTTGGTGATCGTCCAGCACGTCGTGAAGGTGGTTTTGATCGTCCAAAACGTGACTTCGGTGACCGTCCAGCACGTTCATTTGGTGATGACCGTCCAAAACGTGATTTCGGTGGTGACCGTCCGCGTCGTAACTTCGATGATAAACCACGCCGTAAATTCAACGACTAA
- a CDS encoding ABC transporter ATP-binding protein yields MTNQTAFETQSLIEVKGLSFKRGERIIYDNVSLNIRRGQITAIMGPSGTGKTTLLRLIGGQLTPDQGQVLLDGKDIARMSRHELFAARARMGMLFQSGALFTDMSVYENVAFPLRAHTKLPEHLIAEIVALKLESVGLRGAEQMMPSELSGGMNRRVALARAIALDPELIMYDEPFAGQDPIVMGVLTRLIRSLREALDLTTIIVSHDVAETLSIADYIYVVAEGKIQGEGTPEELKAHPSAFVQQFLTGSVEGPVDYQFSHAAYLSDEVRS; encoded by the coding sequence ATGACAAATCAAACAGCGTTTGAGACTCAATCACTCATAGAAGTGAAGGGTTTGAGCTTCAAGCGAGGCGAACGTATCATTTATGACAATGTCAGCCTGAACATTCGACGTGGTCAGATCACCGCCATTATGGGGCCTTCAGGAACCGGTAAAACAACCTTATTAAGACTGATTGGCGGACAGCTGACGCCGGATCAGGGACAGGTATTGCTGGATGGCAAGGATATCGCCCGTATGTCACGGCATGAGCTGTTCGCAGCACGTGCACGAATGGGCATGCTTTTCCAAAGTGGTGCGCTGTTCACGGACATGAGTGTCTATGAAAATGTGGCATTTCCATTGCGTGCACATACCAAACTGCCTGAACATCTGATTGCGGAAATTGTGGCATTGAAATTGGAATCCGTCGGCCTACGTGGTGCAGAGCAGATGATGCCTTCAGAACTGTCAGGCGGTATGAACCGTCGTGTGGCTTTGGCCCGTGCAATTGCGCTTGATCCTGAACTGATCATGTACGACGAACCGTTTGCCGGACAGGATCCGATTGTGATGGGTGTGTTGACCCGTCTGATTCGTTCCCTACGTGAAGCATTGGATTTGACTACGATTATTGTTTCGCATGACGTGGCTGAGACACTGTCTATTGCTGACTATATCTATGTGGTGGCGGAAGGGAAAATCCAGGGCGAGGGCACACCTGAAGAATTAAAAGCTCATCCTTCTGCATTTGTTCAGCAATTTCTGACTGGCTCGGTAGAAGGGCCGGTGGATTACCAGTT